From Streptomyces sp. NBC_01754, a single genomic window includes:
- the moaA gene encoding GTP 3',8-cyclase MoaA, which yields MLIDTYGRVATDLRVSLTDRCNLRCTYCMPEEGLQWLAKPDLLSDEEIVRLVRVAVTSLGITEVRFTGGEPLLRPGLVSVVGQCAALEPRPRMSLTTNGIGLKRTAAALKAAGLDRVNVSLDTLRPDVFKTLTRRDRHKDVLDGLLAARDAGLTPVKVNSVLMRGLNDDEAPELLAWAVDHGYELRFIEQMPLDAQHGWKRDGMITAGDILASLSTRFTLTPQGEEARGSAPAERWTVDGGPHGVGVIASVTRPFCGACDRTRLTADGQVRTCLFAREETDLRGALRSGAPDEEIARIWKLAMWGKKAGSGLDDPAFLQPDRPMSAIGG from the coding sequence GTGCTCATCGACACCTACGGCCGGGTCGCCACCGACCTGCGGGTCTCACTGACCGACCGGTGCAATCTGCGCTGCACCTACTGCATGCCCGAAGAGGGCCTCCAGTGGCTGGCCAAGCCGGACCTGCTGAGCGACGAGGAGATCGTCCGGCTCGTCCGCGTCGCCGTCACCTCGCTCGGGATCACCGAGGTCCGCTTCACCGGCGGCGAGCCGCTGCTGCGCCCGGGGCTCGTCTCCGTCGTCGGGCAGTGCGCCGCCCTGGAGCCCCGTCCCCGGATGTCGCTCACCACCAACGGCATCGGGCTCAAGCGCACCGCCGCCGCACTGAAGGCGGCGGGTCTCGACCGCGTCAACGTCTCCCTGGACACCCTGCGCCCCGACGTCTTCAAGACGCTCACCCGCCGTGACCGCCACAAGGACGTCCTGGACGGGCTCCTGGCCGCCCGCGACGCCGGACTCACCCCCGTCAAGGTCAACTCCGTCCTCATGCGCGGACTCAACGACGACGAGGCACCCGAGCTGCTCGCCTGGGCCGTGGACCACGGCTACGAACTCCGCTTCATCGAGCAGATGCCCCTCGACGCCCAGCACGGCTGGAAGCGCGACGGGATGATCACCGCCGGTGACATCCTCGCCTCGCTGAGCACCCGCTTCACCCTCACCCCTCAGGGCGAGGAGGCGCGTGGGTCCGCACCCGCCGAGCGCTGGACGGTGGACGGCGGACCGCACGGTGTCGGCGTCATCGCCTCCGTGACCCGGCCCTTCTGCGGGGCCTGCGACCGTACCCGGCTCACGGCCGACGGCCAGGTCCGCACCTGCCTGTTCGCCCGCGAGGAGACGGACCTGCGCGGAGCCCTGCGCTCGGGCGCGCCCGACGAGGAGATCGCCAGGATCTGGAAGCTCGCGATGTGGGGCAAGAAGGCGGGCTCCGGACTCGACGACCCCGCCTTCCTGCAACCCGACCGCCCGATGTCAGCGATCGGCGGCTGA
- a CDS encoding solute symporter family protein produces MSAVASSAVLAASSTTEHRPLIISLFAVFVAATLAITVWAGRQTKSASDFYAGGRQFTGFQNGLAVSGDYMSAASFLGIAGAIALFGYDGFLYSIGFLVAWLVALLLVAEPLRNSGRYTMGDVLAYRMRQRPVRTAAGVSTIVVSIFYLLAQMAGAGVLVALLLGITGDTGKILIVALVGVLMILYVTIGGMKGTTWVQMVKAVLLIVGALLMTFMVLWKFDFNVSDLLGTAAEKSGHGKAFLEPGLKYGATGVSKLDFISLGIALVLGTAGLPHILIRFYTVPTAKAARKSVNWAIGIIGAFYLMTIALGFGAAALIGPDEIKAKNPAGNAAAPQLAEYLGGVGTTGGAILLAVISAVAFATILAVVAGLTLASSSSFAHDIYANVIRRGKATEKEEMRAARWATVAIGIVSIALGAMARDLNVAGLVALAFAVAASANLPTILYSLFWKRFTTQGALWSIYGGLASSVILVLFSPVVSGKASSMFPDVDFAWFPLENPGLISIPLGFLLGWIGSVVSKEEPDAGKYAELEVKSLTGTGAH; encoded by the coding sequence ATGAGCGCCGTAGCCAGCTCCGCCGTACTCGCCGCCTCGTCCACCACCGAGCACCGGCCGCTGATCATCAGCCTCTTCGCCGTCTTCGTCGCCGCGACCCTGGCCATCACCGTCTGGGCCGGACGCCAGACCAAGAGCGCCTCGGACTTCTACGCGGGCGGCCGCCAGTTCACCGGCTTCCAGAACGGCCTCGCCGTCTCCGGCGACTACATGTCCGCGGCGTCCTTCCTCGGGATCGCCGGTGCCATCGCGCTCTTCGGATACGACGGCTTCCTCTACTCCATCGGTTTCCTCGTCGCCTGGCTCGTGGCCCTGCTGCTCGTCGCCGAGCCGCTGCGCAACTCCGGCCGCTACACCATGGGCGACGTCCTCGCCTACCGGATGCGGCAGCGGCCGGTCCGTACCGCCGCCGGCGTGTCCACCATCGTGGTGTCGATCTTCTACCTGCTGGCGCAGATGGCCGGCGCGGGCGTCCTCGTCGCCCTGCTGCTCGGCATCACCGGCGACACGGGCAAGATCCTCATCGTGGCGCTGGTCGGCGTCCTCATGATCCTCTACGTCACCATCGGGGGAATGAAGGGCACCACCTGGGTGCAGATGGTCAAGGCCGTGCTGCTCATCGTGGGCGCCCTGCTGATGACCTTCATGGTGCTGTGGAAGTTCGACTTCAACGTCTCCGACCTGCTGGGCACCGCCGCCGAGAAGAGCGGCCACGGCAAGGCCTTCCTGGAGCCCGGGCTCAAGTACGGCGCCACCGGGGTCTCCAAGCTGGACTTCATCTCCCTGGGCATCGCACTGGTTCTCGGCACCGCCGGTCTGCCGCACATCCTGATCCGCTTCTACACCGTGCCCACCGCCAAGGCCGCCCGTAAGTCGGTGAACTGGGCCATCGGCATCATCGGCGCCTTCTACCTGATGACGATCGCCCTCGGCTTCGGCGCCGCGGCGCTCATCGGACCGGACGAGATCAAGGCGAAGAACCCGGCGGGCAACGCTGCGGCACCCCAGCTCGCGGAGTACCTCGGCGGAGTCGGCACCACCGGCGGCGCCATCCTGCTCGCCGTGATCTCGGCGGTCGCCTTCGCGACGATCCTCGCCGTGGTCGCCGGACTCACCCTCGCCTCCTCGTCCTCCTTCGCCCACGACATCTACGCCAACGTCATCCGCAGGGGGAAGGCCACCGAGAAGGAGGAGATGCGCGCAGCCCGCTGGGCGACCGTCGCGATCGGCATCGTCTCCATCGCGCTCGGCGCCATGGCCCGCGACCTCAACGTCGCCGGACTCGTCGCCCTGGCCTTCGCCGTCGCCGCGTCGGCCAACCTGCCGACCATCCTCTACAGCCTCTTCTGGAAGCGCTTCACCACCCAGGGCGCCCTCTGGTCCATCTACGGCGGTCTCGCCTCGTCCGTCATCCTCGTGCTCTTCTCCCCGGTCGTCTCCGGGAAGGCCAGCTCGATGTTCCCGGACGTCGACTTCGCCTGGTTCCCCCTGGAGAACCCGGGCCTCATCTCCATCCCGCTGGGCTTCCTGCTCGGCTGGATCGGTTCCGTCGTCTCCAAGGAGGAGCCGGACGCCGGCAAGTACGCCGAACTCGAGGTCAAGTCCCTCACCGGCACCGGGGCCCACTGA
- a CDS encoding DUF485 domain-containing protein: MATEAPPPPGSTDSSPARPTTEAFVETQKSAEFAELRRTHRSFAFPLTVGFIAWYLLYVLLSSYAGDFMGATVVANFNVAFVFGLAQFLTTFLIAWFYSRHAARKLDPKAEAIKSRLEADA; the protein is encoded by the coding sequence GTGGCCACCGAAGCACCGCCGCCCCCGGGCAGTACGGACAGCAGTCCCGCCCGACCGACGACCGAGGCGTTCGTCGAGACGCAGAAGAGTGCGGAGTTCGCCGAACTGCGCCGCACCCACCGTTCGTTCGCCTTTCCGCTGACCGTCGGCTTCATCGCCTGGTACCTGCTGTACGTGCTGCTGTCCAGCTACGCCGGCGACTTCATGGGGGCCACCGTCGTCGCAAACTTCAACGTGGCCTTCGTCTTCGGCCTCGCCCAGTTCCTCACCACGTTCCTCATCGCCTGGTTCTACTCGCGCCACGCCGCGCGGAAGCTCGACCCCAAGGCGGAGGCCATCAAGTCCCGTCTGGAGGCCGACGCATGA
- a CDS encoding S8 family peptidase, translating into MAHLASRRTRALTLTVGLALTASVGFLPGTAAAAPADAPSATVRTDGPELSYVVNTSGGLVTAKLVEKAIAKAGGTVVASYDRIGVVVVHSKNPGFGPAIRKAWGVRSAGATRTNPIVPQATKDIGVAQPLTAAQAEAAAAGAKAGQDELEPLQWDLPAIKADKAHEKSLGSSRVTVGVIDTGVDDTHPDLAPNFDRGASVNCVSGAPDTTAGAWRPAAGESDHGTHVAGTIAAAKNGTGITGVAPGVKVSGIKVSNPDGFFYTEAVVCGFVWAAEHGVDVTNNSYYTDPWMYNCKNDPDQGALVEAVTRASRYAESRGVVNVAAAGNSDQDLALRAIEDTTSPNDSATVTRTVDPRLCPDIPTMLPGVVTVSATGAKGLKSSYSNYGRGVIDVAAPGGDSTVYQTPEAPATNGLILSTLPGGQFGYKAGTSMASPHVAGVAALIKSTHPYASAAMVKALLTHQADATACGAPYDIDGDGIVDAVCQGGKNLNGFYGAGVVNALNAVRK; encoded by the coding sequence ATGGCTCATCTGGCATCCAGACGGACACGCGCACTCACGCTGACCGTCGGACTGGCGCTCACGGCCTCGGTCGGCTTCCTCCCCGGAACCGCGGCGGCCGCCCCGGCGGACGCGCCGTCGGCCACGGTCCGGACCGACGGCCCGGAGCTGTCGTACGTCGTGAACACGAGCGGCGGTCTCGTCACGGCGAAGCTGGTGGAGAAGGCGATAGCCAAGGCCGGCGGCACCGTCGTCGCGTCGTACGACCGCATAGGCGTGGTCGTCGTCCACTCGAAGAACCCGGGCTTCGGGCCGGCGATACGCAAGGCCTGGGGTGTGCGGTCGGCCGGGGCGACCCGTACCAATCCCATCGTCCCGCAGGCCACCAAGGACATCGGGGTCGCGCAGCCCCTCACCGCCGCGCAGGCCGAGGCGGCGGCCGCGGGCGCGAAGGCCGGCCAGGACGAGCTGGAGCCGCTCCAGTGGGACCTGCCCGCGATCAAGGCGGACAAGGCGCACGAGAAGTCGCTCGGGAGCAGTCGGGTGACGGTCGGCGTCATCGACACGGGCGTGGACGACACCCACCCGGACCTCGCCCCGAACTTCGACCGCGGCGCGTCGGTGAACTGCGTGTCCGGGGCACCGGACACCACCGCGGGCGCCTGGCGTCCGGCCGCCGGCGAGAGCGACCACGGCACGCACGTGGCGGGCACGATAGCCGCGGCGAAGAACGGCACCGGCATCACCGGGGTCGCGCCCGGGGTGAAGGTGTCGGGCATCAAGGTGTCGAACCCGGACGGATTCTTCTACACCGAGGCGGTCGTCTGCGGCTTCGTCTGGGCGGCGGAGCACGGCGTCGACGTGACCAACAACAGCTATTACACCGACCCGTGGATGTACAACTGCAAGAACGACCCGGACCAGGGCGCCCTGGTCGAGGCGGTCACCCGTGCCTCCCGCTACGCGGAGAGCAGGGGCGTCGTCAACGTCGCCGCGGCGGGCAACTCCGACCAGGACCTCGCTCTGCGCGCGATCGAGGACACCACCAGCCCCAACGACTCGGCGACGGTGACCCGCACGGTCGACCCGCGTCTGTGCCCCGACATCCCGACGATGCTGCCCGGCGTCGTGACGGTCTCGGCGACGGGTGCCAAGGGCCTCAAGTCCTCGTACTCCAACTACGGTCGCGGCGTCATCGACGTGGCGGCCCCCGGCGGCGACTCCACCGTCTACCAGACGCCCGAGGCACCGGCCACCAACGGTCTGATCCTGTCGACGCTGCCCGGCGGGCAGTTCGGCTACAAGGCCGGTACGTCCATGGCGTCCCCGCACGTGGCGGGCGTCGCGGCCCTGATCAAGTCGACCCACCCGTACGCCTCGGCGGCGATGGTGAAGGCGCTGCTGACGCACCAGGCGGACGCCACGGCGTGCGGCGCTCCGTACGACATCGACGGTGACGGCATCGTCGACGCGGTCTGCCAGGGCGGCAAGAACCTCAACGGCTTCTACGGAGCCGGTGTCGTGAACGCGCTGAACGCGGTCCGCAAGTAG
- a CDS encoding lysoplasmalogenase, which produces MSPRPRAPRLVRPLLVAFLAVAVVDLAGLLAGVHAAHLAAKPLLLPLLAAYAAARGGPRLLVAALLCGWGGDVLLMPDADAAFLAGMGSFAVGHVCYLWIFGRARASVPAGLGYGAALAVLLVLMWPDLPGGLRAPLACYSLLLTTMAWRAGALGRYAAAGGALFLLSDALIATGIAEWPLLPAHDFWVMLTYAAAQFLLTAGVLARRDDSSGADASGYPEGGVRV; this is translated from the coding sequence ATGAGTCCGCGCCCGCGGGCGCCCCGGCTCGTCCGGCCGCTGCTCGTCGCCTTCCTCGCCGTCGCAGTGGTGGACCTGGCCGGCCTCCTCGCCGGGGTGCACGCCGCCCACCTGGCCGCCAAACCGCTGCTGCTGCCGCTGCTCGCCGCCTACGCGGCGGCCCGTGGGGGTCCCCGGCTGCTCGTCGCCGCGCTGCTGTGCGGCTGGGGCGGGGACGTACTGCTGATGCCCGACGCGGACGCCGCGTTCCTGGCCGGGATGGGGTCCTTCGCCGTGGGCCACGTCTGCTACCTGTGGATCTTCGGGCGGGCCCGCGCGTCCGTGCCCGCGGGCCTCGGGTACGGGGCGGCCCTCGCCGTCCTCCTCGTCCTCATGTGGCCGGACCTGCCGGGCGGGCTGCGCGCCCCGCTGGCCTGCTACAGCCTGCTGCTGACCACCATGGCCTGGCGGGCCGGGGCCCTCGGCCGGTACGCCGCCGCCGGCGGGGCGCTCTTCCTGCTCTCCGACGCGCTCATCGCCACCGGCATCGCGGAGTGGCCGCTGCTGCCCGCCCACGACTTCTGGGTCATGCTGACCTACGCGGCCGCGCAGTTCCTGCTCACGGCCGGGGTGCTCGCGCGCCGTGACGACTCCTCCGGGGCGGACGCCTCCGGGTACCCGGAGGGCGGCGTCCGGGTCTGA
- a CDS encoding sterol desaturase family protein — protein MEPNLPDVVLWSIPAFVLLTVLEMVSYRLHPDEEAAGYEAKDAATSVTMGLGSLVFDLLWKIPVVAVYTALYELTPLRVPVLWWTVPLMLLAQDFFYYWSHRGHHVIRILWACHVVHHSSRNFNLTTALRQPWTSLTSWPFYLPLIVLGVHPAALAFCSSANLVYQFWVHTERIGTLPRPFEYVLNTPAHHRVHHASQGGYLDRNFGGILILWDRVFGSFAAEGERPVYGLTKNITTYNPFRVATHEYAAIARDVRAAGSWSERAGRVFRGPGWQPPGTGASVPAEASARSTAGQAR, from the coding sequence ATGGAGCCGAACCTGCCCGATGTCGTGCTGTGGTCCATTCCGGCCTTCGTCCTGCTGACCGTCCTGGAAATGGTGTCCTACCGGCTTCACCCGGACGAGGAGGCGGCCGGCTACGAGGCCAAGGACGCCGCCACCAGCGTCACCATGGGGCTGGGCAGCCTGGTCTTCGACCTGCTGTGGAAGATACCCGTCGTGGCGGTCTACACCGCCCTGTACGAGCTGACCCCGCTGCGCGTCCCCGTGCTGTGGTGGACGGTCCCGCTGATGCTCCTCGCCCAGGACTTCTTCTACTACTGGTCGCACCGGGGCCACCACGTGATCCGGATCCTGTGGGCCTGCCACGTGGTCCACCACTCCAGCCGGAACTTCAACCTCACCACGGCGCTCCGCCAGCCCTGGACCTCGCTGACCTCCTGGCCGTTCTACCTCCCGCTGATCGTCCTCGGCGTCCACCCGGCCGCGCTCGCCTTCTGCTCCTCGGCCAACCTCGTCTACCAGTTCTGGGTGCACACCGAACGGATCGGCACACTGCCCCGTCCCTTCGAGTACGTCCTCAACACGCCCGCGCACCACCGGGTGCACCACGCGTCGCAGGGCGGCTACCTCGACCGGAACTTCGGCGGCATCCTCATCCTCTGGGACCGGGTCTTCGGGTCCTTCGCCGCCGAGGGCGAGCGGCCCGTCTACGGCCTCACCAAGAACATCACCACCTACAACCCGTTCCGCGTCGCCACCCACGAGTACGCCGCCATCGCCCGCGACGTACGGGCCGCCGGCAGCTGGAGCGAGCGGGCCGGGCGGGTCTTCCGCGGTCCGGGATGGCAGCCCCCGGGCACCGGCGCGTCCGTTCCCGCCGAAGCCTCCGCACGGTCCACCGCCGGGCAGGCCCGATGA
- a CDS encoding DEDDh family exonuclease has product MTMLDDRQTAAPWPTAYPQGYAVVDVETTGLARDDRIVSAAVYRLDALGDVEDHWYTLVNPQRDPGPVWIHGLTSDALEGAPLFPEVAAQLSERLDGRVLVAHNAAFDWSMLAREYARAAVAAPVRQRLCTIALAKELRLPLPNHKLESLAAHFGVVQQRAHHALDDARVLAEAFRPSLHAAARGGMRLPLLECRPLTEWTDSPVTPRVGHRPPRGQETWRASRKRPACPYPNPGRYESDKPLMQGMRVAFSGDTSVDRELLEDRAVEAGLHVATSVSRLTSLLVTNDPDAATSKTVKARSFGTPILEESAFTHLLRDVAPARTLAVPPPSRSSE; this is encoded by the coding sequence GTGACCATGCTCGACGACCGTCAGACCGCAGCGCCGTGGCCGACCGCCTACCCCCAGGGGTACGCGGTCGTCGACGTGGAGACCACCGGACTCGCCCGCGACGACCGGATAGTGTCCGCGGCGGTCTACCGTCTGGACGCGCTGGGCGACGTCGAGGACCACTGGTACACACTGGTCAACCCCCAGCGGGATCCGGGCCCCGTCTGGATCCACGGGCTGACCAGCGACGCCCTGGAAGGGGCTCCGCTCTTCCCGGAGGTCGCCGCCCAGCTGTCCGAGCGGCTCGACGGCCGGGTGCTCGTCGCCCACAACGCGGCGTTCGACTGGTCGATGCTCGCCCGGGAGTACGCACGCGCGGCGGTCGCCGCGCCGGTGCGGCAGCGGCTCTGCACGATCGCCCTCGCCAAGGAGCTCCGGCTTCCGCTGCCCAACCACAAGCTGGAGTCGCTCGCCGCGCACTTCGGCGTGGTGCAGCAGCGTGCCCACCACGCCCTGGACGACGCGCGGGTGCTGGCCGAGGCCTTCCGGCCGAGCCTGCACGCGGCGGCCCGGGGCGGGATGCGGCTGCCGCTGCTGGAGTGCCGGCCGCTGACGGAGTGGACCGACTCACCGGTCACCCCGCGCGTCGGCCACCGGCCTCCGCGCGGCCAGGAGACCTGGCGTGCCTCCCGTAAGCGCCCCGCGTGCCCGTACCCGAACCCCGGCCGGTACGAGTCGGACAAACCCCTCATGCAGGGTATGCGGGTGGCGTTCTCCGGGGACACCTCCGTCGACCGTGAGCTCCTGGAGGACCGCGCCGTGGAGGCCGGTCTGCACGTGGCGACCAGCGTCTCCCGGCTGACGAGCCTGCTCGTCACCAACGACCCGGACGCGGCCACGTCCAAGACGGTCAAGGCGAGGTCGTTCGGCACCCCGATCCTGGAGGAGAGCGCCTTCACCCATCTGCTGCGGGACGTCGCCCCGGCCCGGACCCTCGCCGTACCGCCCCCGTCACGGTCATCGGAGTGA
- a CDS encoding SURF1 family cytochrome oxidase biogenesis protein, translated as MYRFLLTRQWVILTLVALVLVPTMVELGFWQFHRHEHRVAQNELITKNLAAAPAPVSRLTSPGHTVPRSDYWRTVTATGTFDTGHEVVVRRRTSRDDRIGFLVLTPLDLKGGGTVLVNRGWVPAAATQEAYPEIPAPPRGEVTVTGRLKADETTGASGIKDLAGLPDRQVMLINSAQQAHLLARPVLGGYLELTGPAPADGSPETIAAPDDSSIGPHMAYAVQWWLFAAGVPVGWVVLLRREKRDREEAAKASGSAAEPQPASA; from the coding sequence GTGTACCGCTTCCTGTTGACCCGGCAGTGGGTGATCCTCACCCTCGTCGCCCTCGTCCTGGTTCCCACGATGGTCGAACTGGGTTTCTGGCAGTTCCACCGCCACGAGCACCGGGTCGCGCAGAACGAGCTGATCACGAAGAACCTCGCGGCCGCCCCGGCCCCCGTCTCGCGGCTGACCTCCCCCGGTCACACGGTCCCGCGATCGGACTACTGGCGGACGGTGACGGCCACCGGCACCTTCGACACCGGCCACGAGGTCGTCGTACGCCGCCGCACCTCCCGGGACGACCGCATCGGCTTCCTGGTGCTGACCCCGCTGGACCTCAAGGGCGGCGGCACCGTCCTGGTCAACCGCGGCTGGGTCCCCGCGGCCGCCACCCAGGAGGCGTACCCCGAGATCCCCGCCCCGCCCCGGGGCGAGGTCACCGTCACCGGCCGGCTCAAGGCCGACGAGACGACGGGCGCCAGCGGCATCAAGGACCTGGCGGGCCTGCCGGACCGCCAGGTCATGCTGATCAACAGCGCCCAGCAGGCACATCTGCTCGCCCGTCCCGTCCTCGGCGGATACCTCGAACTGACCGGCCCCGCGCCGGCGGACGGCAGCCCCGAGACCATCGCGGCCCCCGACGACAGCTCCATCGGCCCGCACATGGCCTACGCCGTCCAGTGGTGGCTCTTCGCCGCGGGCGTCCCGGTCGGCTGGGTGGTCCTGCTGCGCCGCGAGAAGCGCGACCGTGAAGAGGCCGCGAAGGCGAGCGGGAGCGCCGCGGAGCCCCAGCCCGCCTCCGCCTGA
- a CDS encoding glycoside hydrolase family 15 protein — MTPPIEDYALIGDLQTGALVGRNGSIDWLCLPRFDSGACFAALLGDEDNGHWRISPRGAGTADTCTRRAYLDDSLVLETVWETRTGTVKVIDFMPQRDKAPDVMRIVEGVSGSVDMSSVLRLRFDFGNVVPWMRRSHGHRVAVAGPDSVWLRSEPPVKTWGQQFSTCSSFTVREGETVAFVLTWHASHSPRPKLIDPHKALRHTLADWAKWAERCTYHGPHRQAVLRSLITLKALTYAPTGGIVAALTTSLPEEIGGVRNWDYRYCWLRDSTLTLGAMISAGYLEEARAWRDWLLRAVAGDPADLQIMYGLAGERRLPETELPWLDGYEHSRPVRTGNEAVKQRQLDVYGEVIDSLRVAREAGLDDKPHAWNLQLSLLGFLESAWREPDEGLWEIRGERRHFVHSKVMAWVAADRAVRTLEENPALPGDADRWRTMRDAVHAEVCERGYDPERNTFTQSYGSRELDASVLLIVRTGFLPTDDPRVVGTVDAVRAELASDGLVRRYSTEGSSVDGLPGEEGTFVVCSFWLVDALLRTGRQEEAEELFEKLLTLRNDVGLLAEEYDTVAGRQLGNFPQAFSHIGLVNSAVDLAVHEAAG; from the coding sequence GTGACACCACCTATCGAGGACTACGCGCTCATCGGCGATCTCCAGACCGGCGCCCTGGTCGGCAGGAACGGCTCGATCGACTGGCTGTGCCTGCCCCGCTTCGACTCGGGCGCCTGCTTCGCGGCGCTGCTGGGCGACGAGGACAACGGCCACTGGCGGATCTCGCCCCGGGGCGCCGGCACCGCCGACACCTGCACCCGACGCGCCTACCTGGACGACTCCCTGGTCCTGGAGACCGTCTGGGAGACCCGGACCGGCACGGTCAAGGTCATCGACTTCATGCCGCAGCGCGACAAGGCGCCCGACGTGATGCGGATCGTCGAAGGCGTCAGCGGCAGCGTCGACATGAGCTCCGTCCTCCGGCTGCGCTTCGACTTCGGCAACGTGGTGCCGTGGATGCGCCGCTCCCACGGCCACCGGGTGGCCGTCGCCGGCCCCGACTCCGTCTGGCTGCGCAGCGAACCGCCGGTCAAGACCTGGGGTCAGCAGTTCAGCACCTGTTCCTCCTTCACGGTGAGGGAGGGCGAGACCGTGGCGTTCGTCCTCACCTGGCACGCCTCCCACTCCCCGCGGCCGAAGCTGATCGATCCGCACAAGGCACTGAGGCACACCCTGGCCGACTGGGCGAAGTGGGCGGAGCGGTGCACGTACCACGGCCCGCACCGGCAGGCCGTGCTGCGCTCCCTGATCACCCTGAAGGCCCTCACCTACGCCCCCACCGGCGGCATCGTCGCGGCCCTGACCACCTCCCTGCCGGAGGAGATCGGCGGCGTACGCAACTGGGACTACCGCTACTGCTGGCTGCGGGACTCCACCCTGACGCTCGGCGCCATGATCTCGGCCGGCTATCTGGAGGAGGCCCGCGCGTGGCGGGACTGGCTGCTCCGTGCCGTCGCGGGCGACCCGGCGGACCTCCAGATCATGTACGGGCTCGCCGGTGAACGCCGGCTCCCCGAGACGGAGCTGCCCTGGCTCGACGGCTACGAGCACTCCCGCCCCGTCCGCACCGGCAACGAGGCCGTGAAGCAGCGCCAGCTCGACGTGTACGGCGAGGTCATCGACTCGCTCAGGGTGGCCCGCGAGGCGGGGCTCGACGACAAGCCGCACGCCTGGAACCTCCAGCTCAGCCTGCTCGGCTTCCTGGAGTCCGCCTGGCGCGAACCGGACGAGGGCCTGTGGGAGATCCGCGGGGAGCGCCGCCACTTCGTGCACTCCAAGGTGATGGCCTGGGTCGCCGCCGACCGGGCGGTACGCACCCTGGAGGAGAACCCCGCGCTGCCGGGCGACGCCGACCGCTGGCGGACGATGCGGGACGCGGTCCACGCGGAGGTCTGCGAGCGGGGTTACGACCCCGAGCGGAACACCTTCACCCAGTCCTACGGCTCCCGGGAACTGGACGCCTCGGTCCTGCTCATCGTGCGGACCGGTTTCCTGCCGACCGACGACCCCCGGGTCGTCGGCACGGTCGACGCCGTGCGCGCCGAGCTCGCCTCGGACGGGCTGGTCCGCCGCTACAGCACGGAGGGCTCCTCCGTGGACGGACTGCCCGGCGAGGAGGGCACGTTCGTCGTCTGCTCCTTCTGGCTGGTCGACGCGCTGCTGCGGACGGGCCGCCAGGAGGAGGCCGAGGAGCTCTTCGAGAAGTTGCTCACCCTGCGCAACGACGTGGGACTGCTCGCCGAGGAGTACGACACGGTGGCCGGACGTCAGCTGGGCAACTTCCCGCAGGCCTTCAGCCACATCGGTCTGGTGAACAGCGCGGTCGACCTCGCAGTGCACGAAGCGGCAGGATAG
- a CDS encoding SDR family oxidoreductase, which produces MDLGLKDRVYVVTGASRGLGNAAAAALAADGAKVIISGRDEKGVAAAAGELGEDTAVGVVADNADPSAARRLVDTAKERFGRLDGILISVGGPAPGFVADNTDDQWQSAFESVFLGAVRLARTAAAALQEGGVIGFVLSGSVHEPIAGLTISNGLRPGLAGFAKSLADELGPLGIRVVGVLPARIDTDRVRELDALSGDAEAARTANEARIPLRRYGTPDEFGRTAAFLLSPAASYLTGVMVPVDGGARHGF; this is translated from the coding sequence ATGGATCTCGGACTGAAGGACCGTGTGTACGTCGTCACCGGTGCGAGCCGCGGGCTGGGCAACGCCGCGGCGGCCGCCCTCGCTGCGGACGGCGCGAAGGTGATCATCTCCGGACGGGACGAGAAGGGGGTGGCGGCGGCCGCCGGAGAGCTCGGTGAGGACACCGCCGTCGGTGTCGTCGCCGACAACGCCGACCCGTCGGCCGCGCGGCGCCTGGTGGACACCGCGAAGGAGCGCTTCGGCCGGCTGGACGGCATCCTCATCAGCGTCGGCGGCCCCGCCCCCGGTTTCGTCGCCGACAACACGGACGACCAGTGGCAGTCCGCCTTCGAGTCGGTCTTCCTCGGTGCCGTCCGGCTGGCCCGCACGGCCGCCGCCGCGCTCCAGGAGGGCGGTGTCATCGGCTTCGTCCTGTCCGGGTCCGTGCACGAGCCGATCGCCGGTCTGACCATCTCCAACGGACTGCGCCCCGGGCTCGCCGGCTTCGCCAAATCCCTCGCCGACGAGCTGGGCCCGCTCGGCATCCGGGTCGTCGGGGTCCTGCCGGCCCGTATCGACACCGACCGGGTCCGTGAGCTGGACGCCCTGTCCGGCGACGCGGAGGCGGCCCGTACGGCCAACGAGGCGCGCATCCCGCTGCGCCGCTACGGCACCCCGGACGAGTTCGGGAGGACCGCGGCCTTCCTGCTCTCCCCCGCGGCGTCGTATCTGACAGGCGTCATGGTGCCGGTGGACGGCGGCGCCCGGCACGGTTTCTGA